A genomic region of Arachis hypogaea cultivar Tifrunner chromosome 5, arahy.Tifrunner.gnm2.J5K5, whole genome shotgun sequence contains the following coding sequences:
- the LOC112801367 gene encoding uncharacterized protein: MSLRIKAVVDKFVQELKEALDADIQDRIMKEREMQSYIEEREREVAEREAAWKAELSRREAEIARQEARLKMERDNLEKEKSVLMGTASNQDNQDGALEITVSGEKYRCLRFSKAKK; this comes from the exons ATGTCTCTTCGTATAAAGGCTGTGGTAGATAAGTTTGTTCAAGAGTTGAAAGAAGCATTAGATGCTGATATTCAAGATAGGATCATGAAGGAGAGAGAGATGCAAAGTTATATTGAAGAGCGTGAGCGTGAAGTAGCGGAGCGTGAAGCTGCATGGAAGGCTGAACTTTCTCGTCGTGAG GCAGAGATTGCGCGTCAAGAGGCAAGGCTGAAGATGGAAAGAGACAACCTTGAGAAAGAAAAAAGTGTCTTAATGGGAACTGCCTCAAATCAAGATAACCAAGATGGAGCTCTTGAAATTACAGTGAGCGGCGAAAAGTACCGATGCCTTAGATTCTCCAAGGCAAAGAAATGA
- the LOC112801366 gene encoding gluconokinase, with product MPSSDREVPTLDMAPKKKGEVIVIMGVSGAGKTTVGQMLGKEMKYKYLDADDFHSESNKEKMGKGIPLTDEDRMPWLESLRDATKEHIVNGNSVILGCSALKKQYRETLRSSDPDYKLGSYETSAVSFVLLEAPAEVLSVRLKKRAAEGTHYMPASLLQSQLDLLKIDESEGILRVDATLSPQSIVKTIIISIFQFQDSFHSSQC from the exons ATGCCTTCATCAGACAGAGAGGTACCTACATTAGATATGGCTCCAAAGAAAAAAG GTGAAGTTATCGTAATCATGGGTGTCAGCGGTGCCGGAAAAAC CACAGTAGGACAGATGCTGGGAAAAGAGATGAAATATAAGTATCTTGATGCTGATGATTTTCATTCTGAATCAAACAAAG AAAAGATGGGCAAGGGAATCCCACTCACTGATGAAGACAGGATGCCATGGCTTGAATCACTAAGAGATGCCACAAAAGAACACATAGTTAACGGAAATAGTGTGATTCTTGGGTGTTCTGCATTGAAGAAGCAATATAGAGAAACATTAAGATCAAGTGACCCTGATTACAAATTGGGAAGTTATGAAACAAGTGCTGTTAGCTTTGTACTGTTGGAAGCTCCTGCTGAGGTGCTAAGTGTTCGATTAAAAAAAAGAGCTGCGGAAGGGACACATTACATGCCGGCATCTCTTTTGCAATCTCAGTTGGATTTGCTTAAGATTGATGAATCTGAGGGAATACTTAGGGTTGATGCCACTTTAAGTCCTCAATCCATTGTCAAAACCATTATTATAAGCATTTTCCAATTTCAGGACTCTTTTCATTCATCACAATGTTGA
- the LOC140184903 gene encoding uncharacterized protein: MARAMLCEYEIPKFLWAEAINTGCYVLNRTLIRKFLKKTPYELWKGHPPNLSYFHVFGCKCFILNIKENLGKFDPKTHEGIFLGYSTNSKAYRVYNKNSKTVEETMHVTFCETNIVPSVCIDDSPGFEAELPENNEPVQQNSSSQEDAPASNENSNSAEDNLELSSIAAENTDADAIVDQEEPESSNQSRRPREWRFLKNYPEKFIIENPSTGRTTRSSLKRAESNNIALLSKTEPQNIQEALADPSWVLAMKEELQQFEKNQVWSLVPYPNGKKVIGTK, from the coding sequence ATGGCTAGAGCTATGTTATGTGAATATGAAATTCCCAAgttcttatgggctgaagctATAAATACAGGTTGCTATGTTTTAAATAGAACCCTCATTAGgaagtttttgaagaaaaccccatatgaactttggaaagggcaTCCTCCCAATCTTAGTTATTTTCATGTGTTTGGATGCAAGTGTTTCATTTTGAATATCAAAGAAAATTTAGGAAAATTCGATCCTAAAACACATGAAGGGATTTTTCTTGGTTATTCCACAaatagcaaggcctatagagtttataacAAGAACTCCAAAACTGTTGAGGAAACCATGCATGTCACATTTTGTGAGACTAACATTGTTCCTAGTGTTTGCATAGATGATAGTCCAGGTTTCGAAGCTGAATTACCCGAGAACAATGAGCCAGTTCAACAAAATTCAAGTTCTCAAGAAGATGCACCTGCTAGCAACGAAAATTCCAATTCTGCAGAAGACAATTTGGAATTATCTTCTATTGCTGCAGAAAATACTGATGCAGACGCCATTGTTGATCAAGAGGAACCTGAATCCTCAAACCAGTCAAGAAGACCAAGAGAATGGAGGTTTCTAAAAAACTATCCTGAAAAGTTCATAATAGAAAATCCATCCACTGGCAGGACTACCCGTTCATCTTTGAAAAGAGCCGAATCCAACAACATTGCTCTCTTATCAAAGACTGAACCTCAAAACATCCAAGAAGCTCTTGCTGATCCTTCATGGGTGCTAGCTATGAAGGAAGAATTGCAGCAATTTGAGAAAAACCAGGTCTGGTCATTAGTGCCTTATCCAAATGGAAAGAAAGTCATCGGCACTAAATAG